Proteins encoded together in one Bacteroidetes Order II. bacterium window:
- a CDS encoding efflux RND transporter periplasmic adaptor subunit, with protein sequence MKRFFLLLYFTLGMFGTGCQSADSTASTPPPKAAASSPNELVLTPEQVSQLGIQSIRVVKNGLGIPISVQGKAIPNHHGTGVVSAPISGRIIRLYAHQGQMVRKGQVVAELESLEFATLAAEYLQAESDLHYRKLEWERLQALYEKNLVPQSEVQRAEAEKMRATTQIRVTETKLTATGIGRSYLQQWASRKIQQPTLPVYALVSGMVNTQDVQIGQSVVAYAQMMTLIPTTEVMVEAFVSPEQAPRIQVNDEATVRLQGQTEVIRMTVVGVQATMDEARHAVRVLLESQTLNGFPKPGQLVQVEFSTLVDDFATQIPLSAIEYEGDDAHVFVQKAENRYERRPVKVLRLLGDAALISEGLQGDETIAITQVFTLKSLSRLAEFAE encoded by the coding sequence ATGAAACGCTTTTTTTTGTTACTGTATTTTACCCTTGGCATGTTTGGTACAGGCTGTCAATCTGCAGATTCTACCGCTTCCACGCCTCCCCCCAAGGCTGCTGCCTCTTCCCCTAATGAATTGGTTCTTACCCCCGAACAAGTCAGCCAACTTGGTATTCAGAGCATCCGCGTTGTTAAGAACGGTTTGGGAATTCCGATTTCGGTGCAAGGCAAAGCCATCCCCAATCATCATGGAACCGGCGTCGTGAGTGCGCCTATTTCCGGCAGAATTATTCGTTTGTATGCACATCAAGGCCAAATGGTACGAAAAGGCCAAGTAGTGGCCGAGTTAGAAAGCCTTGAATTTGCAACTTTGGCAGCGGAATACCTACAAGCGGAATCCGATCTTCACTATCGAAAACTGGAGTGGGAACGATTACAAGCGTTATACGAAAAAAACTTAGTCCCTCAATCAGAAGTACAACGGGCCGAGGCCGAAAAAATGCGTGCCACCACGCAAATTCGGGTTACAGAAACGAAACTCACGGCCACCGGCATTGGTCGGTCGTATTTGCAACAATGGGCTTCTCGAAAGATTCAGCAGCCTACGCTTCCAGTCTATGCCCTTGTTTCTGGCATGGTAAACACCCAGGATGTACAAATAGGCCAATCGGTTGTAGCCTATGCACAGATGATGACCCTGATCCCAACAACGGAGGTGATGGTAGAAGCCTTTGTTTCACCAGAGCAAGCACCACGCATTCAGGTGAACGACGAAGCCACCGTTCGGCTACAAGGCCAGACAGAAGTGATACGTATGACGGTGGTTGGGGTACAAGCCACCATGGACGAAGCGCGTCATGCGGTGCGCGTATTATTGGAAAGCCAAACGCTCAACGGCTTCCCGAAGCCTGGCCAGTTGGTTCAAGTGGAGTTCTCCACCCTCGTTGATGATTTCGCCACCCAAATTCCGCTATCGGCAATTGAGTACGAAGGGGACGATGCCCATGTTTTTGTGCAGAAAGCCGAAAATCGGTACGAGCGTCGGCCTGTAAAAGTCCTCCGATTGCTTGGAGACGCTGCCTTAATTTCAGAGGGCCTTCAAGGCGACGAAACCATCGCCATCACCCAAGTCTTTACCCTAAAATCGTTAAGCAGACTGGCCGAATTTGCGGAATAG
- a CDS encoding TolC family protein, whose translation MQRLRFFPAFFFLFLPPILHAQPTSLPLDSVWAYVRRSHPIIKAARAEVSGAEAEKTGLSVRFPNLPEMDASMMRVMGGRLYSLTIGGMHTLELRNQVTSRRTIGEAKVAMAQQVAQGIIQKQYAEVRRSYLQAAFAQEKQILLRIKAAEAKQLHDALKERFRMGQAAGFDVTMAALDANRADIAVRQAEIQTEKARRALTLVAEMELGPHLKLVVPAMPTALPDDTQLVEIAWQTRAELKQLTKERDLTTGLRLLSYQNKTPNLQIGAFFALDNTYLDRFTPVVGLRAAMPLPIRNAGWYNNGTAEINRLDHELERINFLYEAQKEKIRNEVLTASTQYRLLVETLQLAQVVEASLAESMAQTEAMYREKRIDVIQYLAQRTRQHLVKIEHMELMQQAILAYAEAELATGLLPMP comes from the coding sequence ATGCAGCGTTTACGCTTTTTCCCTGCTTTCTTTTTCCTCTTCCTCCCGCCCATTCTTCATGCGCAACCAACTTCACTTCCTTTAGACAGTGTTTGGGCCTATGTTAGACGGAGTCACCCGATCATAAAAGCCGCAAGGGCTGAGGTTTCTGGTGCCGAGGCCGAAAAAACGGGGCTATCGGTACGGTTTCCGAATTTACCGGAAATGGATGCCTCGATGATGCGGGTGATGGGTGGTCGGCTGTATTCCTTGACCATTGGTGGGATGCATACCCTTGAATTACGGAATCAGGTGACTTCACGAAGGACGATTGGTGAAGCAAAAGTGGCAATGGCCCAACAAGTGGCGCAGGGAATCATACAAAAACAGTATGCGGAAGTCCGAAGGAGTTATTTGCAGGCCGCATTTGCACAAGAGAAACAAATCTTACTTCGGATAAAGGCAGCCGAGGCCAAGCAACTCCATGATGCACTTAAGGAGCGGTTTCGGATGGGACAAGCAGCCGGATTTGACGTAACGATGGCCGCCCTGGATGCAAATCGCGCCGATATTGCGGTAAGACAGGCTGAAATACAAACCGAAAAAGCCCGTCGGGCGTTGACATTGGTGGCCGAGATGGAGTTGGGGCCTCATTTAAAACTGGTCGTTCCTGCCATGCCAACCGCACTGCCGGATGATACGCAACTGGTGGAAATAGCATGGCAAACCCGTGCCGAACTAAAGCAATTAACAAAAGAACGGGATTTGACGACTGGTTTACGTCTTTTATCTTATCAAAACAAAACACCTAACCTTCAAATTGGGGCTTTTTTTGCTTTAGACAACACCTATTTAGATCGCTTTACGCCCGTTGTGGGTCTTCGGGCTGCAATGCCCTTGCCCATCCGAAACGCAGGTTGGTACAACAATGGGACCGCAGAAATCAACCGCCTCGACCATGAATTGGAACGGATTAATTTTCTGTATGAAGCCCAAAAAGAGAAAATTAGGAACGAGGTACTAACGGCGAGTACGCAATACCGATTGCTGGTAGAAACCCTCCAACTTGCCCAAGTCGTAGAGGCGTCCCTTGCCGAGAGTATGGCGCAAACCGAAGCCATGTATCGCGAGAAGCGCATAGATGTGATTCAATATCTTGCTCAGCGTACACGACAACATCTTGTTAAAATTGAACATATGGAACTCATGCAACAGGCTATTTTGGCCTATGCAGAGGCCGAACTCGCAACGGGCTTGCTCCCTATGCCCTAA
- a CDS encoding DUF1460 domain-containing protein: MKTATLASFSGLFPTLSPLWIILLMIHFMACQDPTRGQMAKIEEANRNAKAVTTALENKLNGTEMIPDSPTASTNNAQEAAFNALMAWAATQQLGARPFNEILVEVGKKFIGQPYVGGLLDKDTSKEPLVVNFSAFDCLLLVETVTALSTQIARNDTNYQNFEATLRAIRYKDGKQGYGTRLHYFTDWILENSAHNRIKDVTKEVGQGAGLVQSKQTLNFMSTHRGSYPQLIGNDALYQEIVQMEQRLKGVQLFYVPKTNLRKIYSKLQAGDILATATNLNGLDVTHTGFVVANPDGSKGFMHASSGSGKVKISPDLQEYSMGIKAQVGIVVLRPIKP; encoded by the coding sequence ATGAAAACCGCTACCTTGGCCTCTTTCTCTGGTCTATTCCCCACCTTGTCTCCACTGTGGATTATTTTGCTCATGATTCATTTCATGGCCTGTCAAGACCCCACACGCGGGCAAATGGCCAAAATTGAAGAAGCCAATCGGAACGCAAAAGCGGTAACTACTGCCCTAGAAAACAAGTTGAACGGAACAGAAATGATTCCAGACTCCCCTACTGCCTCCACAAATAATGCCCAAGAAGCCGCCTTTAACGCATTGATGGCTTGGGCTGCTACGCAACAACTCGGCGCAAGACCCTTCAACGAAATCTTGGTGGAGGTCGGCAAGAAATTCATCGGCCAACCCTATGTAGGTGGTTTACTGGATAAAGATACCTCCAAAGAACCGCTGGTGGTAAATTTTTCTGCCTTCGACTGTTTGTTGCTGGTGGAAACCGTGACCGCCCTCTCTACACAAATTGCCCGAAACGATACCAATTACCAAAACTTTGAGGCTACCCTTCGTGCTATTCGGTATAAAGATGGTAAACAAGGATATGGTACGCGCCTACATTATTTCACCGATTGGATTTTAGAAAATAGTGCGCACAACCGCATTAAAGATGTGACCAAAGAAGTGGGGCAAGGAGCGGGCCTTGTGCAGTCTAAACAAACGTTAAACTTTATGAGCACGCACCGAGGCAGCTACCCGCAATTAATTGGGAACGATGCCTTGTATCAAGAAATTGTGCAAATGGAGCAACGGCTTAAAGGCGTTCAGTTGTTCTATGTTCCAAAAACCAACCTACGCAAGATTTACAGCAAACTCCAAGCAGGCGATATTCTGGCAACCGCTACCAACCTTAACGGTTTAGATGTAACACATACCGGCTTTGTGGTTGCGAACCCGGATGGCTCCAAAGGCTTTATGCACGCATCTTCTGGAAGTGGGAAAGTCAAGATTTCACCCGATTTACAGGAGTATAGCATGGGCATTAAAGCGCAAGTTGGGATTGTGGTTCTTCGCCCGATTAAGCCCTAA
- a CDS encoding ferritin: MMKSNIQFAINDQIQAEFESAYLYLAMAGYMESLNLSGFGHWLRLQWQEETLHATKLFDFLLKRGGKVELKAIAAPPASFGTPLQVFEAVLQHEQHITQRIHKLYSLAVSEKDFALQTLMHWYIDEQVEEEDNASQIIEKLKLIGGSGPSLYLLDVELKNRQPEAEAAK, encoded by the coding sequence ATGATGAAAAGCAACATTCAATTTGCGATTAACGATCAAATACAAGCCGAGTTTGAATCTGCCTATCTCTATCTGGCAATGGCTGGTTATATGGAATCCCTAAACCTAAGTGGTTTTGGGCATTGGCTCCGTTTGCAGTGGCAAGAAGAAACCTTGCATGCCACAAAACTCTTTGACTTTCTGCTCAAACGGGGTGGAAAAGTGGAACTTAAAGCGATTGCTGCCCCACCTGCGTCTTTTGGTACACCACTTCAGGTTTTCGAGGCAGTATTGCAGCACGAACAACACATTACCCAGCGCATTCATAAATTGTATAGCTTAGCGGTTTCTGAAAAAGATTTTGCCTTGCAAACACTGATGCATTGGTACATAGATGAGCAGGTGGAAGAAGAAGATAATGCATCGCAAATTATTGAAAAACTTAAACTTATTGGTGGATCTGGACCGAGTTTATACCTTTTGGATGTAGAATTGAAAAACCGCCAACCAGAGGCTGAAGCCGCAAAATAA